Sequence from the [Clostridium] scindens genome:
CAATTTATCACGATAATTTGCTGCTGTCAAGAACTTTTTTCAGACTTTTCTCTTATTGCATAAAAAGACCGGATACAACATGTGTATCCGGCCCTCATTCTCTTTCTAATCCGCTATAATTAAGCAACCTTAGCCTTTGCAAGTTCTGCCAGTGTTGCGAATCCTTCTGCATCGTTTACAGCCAGTTCTGCCAGCATCTTTCTGTTCACGTCGATGTTAGCCAGTTTTAAGCCGTGCATGAATTTGCTGTAAGATAATCCATTCATTCTTGCTGCAGCGTTGATACGTGCGATCCAAAGCTGACGCATCTGGCGCTTGCGCTGCTTTCTTCCTGCATATGCAGATGTGAGCGCTCTCATAACAGACTGTTTTGCAACTCTGTACTGCTTAGAACGTGCTCCTCTGTATCCTTTTGCTAACTTTAATGTCCTGTTGTGTCTTTTCTTAGCGTTTAATCCGCCTTTAATTCTTGCCATGTCCTATTTCCTCCTTCAAATCATCCCACATCTTACAGATATGGAAGAACTTTCTTCATGTTCTTTACGTTGGTTGCATCAGTAATGATTGGCTTTCTAAGATTTCTTTTTCTCTTTGTAGATTTCTTAGTTAAGATATGGCTCTTATAAGCTTTATTTCTTTTTAATTTTCCTGTACCTGTTTTTTTGAAGCGCTTTGCAGCTGCTCTATTTGTTTTAATTTTTGGCATGATAAGTTCCTCCTTAGATTTGTAATTTATTTTTAACGTTTTTCAGTTAAAACCATACTCATACTTCTGCCTTCCAGCTTCGCCGGCTTTTCAACCACTGCCACATCCTCAAGCAGTTTTGCAAAATCATCCAGAATGTGCTTGCTCTGCTGCATATGTGCCATCTCGCGTCCTCTGAAACGCAGGGTAACCTTTACTTTATTCCCTTTGCTGATAAACTTCTTTGCATTATTCACTTTCGTATTAAGATCGTTGGTCTCAATATTCGGGGAAAGACGCACTTCCTTTACTTCAACGGTTTTCTGCTTCTTCTTTGCCTCTTTTTCCTTTCTTGCAAGTTCATATCTGTACTTTCCATAATCGATGATCTTGCAAACTGGTGGCTGGGCTTTTGGAGCAATCTTCACCAAGTCTAACTCTGCTTCCTGTGCAAGTTTCATGGCTTCTCTTGATGACATAATGCCTAATTGTTCTCCATTCTCTCCAATCACTCGTACTTCCTTGTCTCTGATCTGCCCATTAATCATTAAATCGCTAATTGTCGTGCACCTCCATCATAAAATAAAAATAAGTGAATAGTTTACAGACTATCCACTTGCATACCCGCATAAAATGACCCTCTACGAGCCTTTATACTCAATATCAGACCAATAGTCACCCGATCGTGCTATGGTGAGAGTGGATACTCTACTTTGTTTATTGCTTCACGCAAGTTATAATTTACCACACCCAGTGTGGGGTGTCAACTGGTTATTTTACATTTTTTCCGCAGAAGTTACTGTTCTTCTTGAAAAATTTGTCCATTCATGTAATAATAGAGCATAATCTATTTTTTGGGATGACAGACTATATTGAGGAGGTTTTTAAACATGCAAAAAAGGAGCAACTTTTCCAGCAAATTGGGATTCGTGCTGGCTGCTTCCGGCTCAGCGGTAGGCTTGGGAAATATTTGGAGATTCCCTTACCTTGCGGCTAAATATGGAGGCGGAACATTTTTATTGATTTATCTGATTCTGGCGGTGACATTCGGCTTTGCGCTTATGACTGCCGAGATCGCTCTGGGACGTAAGACCGGATTAAGCGCTATCGGCGCTTTCAAGTCCCTGGATAAGCGTTTTGGCTTTTTAGGGGTACTTGCATCCATTGTTCCTATTATTATCTTTCCTTATTATTCCGTAATCGGAGGATGGGTAATCAAGTACTTTGCCGTATTTATCAGCGGCGGCTCAGCAGCCTCAGCCGGAGATACCTACTTCTCCGACTTCATCGGCGGCACTTTCGAGCCTTTGGGCTGGTTCTTCCTGTTCATGGCATTGACTGCGGTCATCGTATTGTTCGGTGTTGAAAAAGGAATAGAGAAGGTCAGCAAAGTCATGATGCCGATCCTGGTCGTTCTTACCGTTATTATTTCTGTATATGGCCTGACACTGGATGGAGCCATGGAAGGCCTCGTATATTACATACAGCCGCATATGTCGGATGTATCAGCCAAGACGATCCTTGCCGCTATGGGACAGCTCTTCTACTCCATGTCTCTGGCAATGGGAATCATGGTTACCTATGGCTCTTATATGAAGAAGGATAATAATCTGGAAAGTTCTGTTCGCCAGATTGAAATGTTTGATACCGGCATCGCTTTCCTTGCAGGCCTTATGATCATTCCTGCCGTATTCGCGTTCTCCGGCGGCGACCGTTCCGCGCTCAGCGCAGGTCCTGGACTGATGTTCATTACGCTGCCGAAAGTATTTGCCAGCATGAAATTTGGAGGGGCGATCGGCACGATCTTCTTCCTGCTGGTATTCTTCGCGGCTTTGACATCCGCAATCTCCCTGATGGAGACCATCGTATCCATCTTCCGGGATAAGTTCCACTGGGGACGAAGGAACGCATGCCTTTTCGTGGCAGTTCTTGCGCTGATCTTAGGCGCTCCGTCTTCACTGGGCTTTGGACCGCTAAGCTTCATCAGCTGGATGGGCATGTCCGTACTTGATATCATGGACTTCGCAAGCAACAGCGTCCTGATGCCGATCGTCGCATTAGGCACCTGTATCTTCGTCGGATTCATTATCCGTCCAAAGACGATATCCGACGAAGTAAAAGAGACCGATGGCAAGTTCAAGGCAGAGAAATTGTTCAGTGTCATGATCAAATGGGTTGCCCCCATCTTCCTGGTACTGATACTTGCAAGTTCCGTAGCAAGCGGCCTTGGCTGGTTCTCAATTTAACAGATTAATCAACTGGATTAGAAGGGCCTGATGGAAGGAATACCTCCATCAGGCCTTTTTTATATCCTGTCCCTATTCCACGATCCACGCTTCTATGTCTGTAGCCTTGGCATACTGCTCCATATATTTCTTCCCATACTCCAGCGCTTTTTCCAGATCCTCATTCCGGGAGAACGAATAGATCAGCGTCAGAACCTCCTTTGCGCTGTCCGTGATCATAGCCCGCTCGGAATCGCTTGTGGAACTTCCGATCGCTCCTTTCTCATCAGCCAGCACCGGCAGGTATTCTATATTGATCTCCTCCTTGCCGATTCCTTTATAGGTCTCGCCTTCCCGGCCCACCCGGAATACCAGTTCATCTTCTATATTCGCCGTGTCATAAGAGCCTACGGAAAATCCCGACTCAATGGAGATCAGATTGTTGACGTCCACCACGGTATTCACTTCATAAAGCCCTTTTCCCTGCCCGATTCTGCGGATCAGTGCCTCAGAAGACACTCTGTAGCGGCTTGGATCCTTGCCAAAAGCCTTATAGGCGGCCCTGGATTCCTTAATATTCGGAATCTCGTTGATTCCATAATCGAAGATATCATCTTTTGCCTTCTTAAAGATATCTTTCTTTAAATACTTCCACATCTCCTCATTCTTCTTTTCAACCTTGACTTTATACTGCAGGCAGCCCACTCTGACCGCCGGCCATAATTCCTTCATTTCCTGGTCAATCTTTAGATTCTTCCTCATTCTATGTCCCTCCTGCTGTCCATTTGGTTTTATTATACTGCTTTTTTTCTCCCCCACAACTTGTTTTTGAGCGAAAATACCTGTACTATAGAGTTAGAACCTATCGGAAACAGCATCAAAAGGAGTTGACACAATGGATCTTAGAAAATGGAGCGTACTGCTCGCAGTCGTTGACTACGGGAGTTTTACCAAAGCCGGTGAGGAACTTAACTATACCCAGTCCGGCATTACGCATATGATGAAATCCCTGGAACAGGAAGTTGGATTTCCGCTCTTTAACAAGGGCCACCACGGCGTCTCGATCACGAAGGAAGGAAAAGCCCTTCTTCCGGCAATACGGAATCTTCTCTCAGCCAACGAGTCGCTGAATCAGGAGATATCCTTCCTCAAGGGAGCCAAGAAAGGTACCTTGACCATCGGAACCTATATCAGCTGTTCCATACACTGGATTCCCGAAATCATCCAGGAGTTCCAGAAAGAGTACCCCGGCATTTGTTTTGAGATCAGCGAGGGCCATGAAGGCGATCTGATCGACTGGGTGGAGAACCACAAGGTAGATATTGGGTTCATCAGTTATCACGAGCATCAGCCTTACGAGTTCATCCCGGTCTGCGACGATCCTATGATGGCCGTGGTACCAAAAGGCCACCCCTTTGCCCAATATAACGAAGTACCCATCGAGTGGTTTGAAAATGCGCCTTTCGTCTGCTCTGAGTATACCTACGGCAACGATGTCCACCGAATCCTGAAGACCGCTGGAATAAAGCCGGATATCAAGTATACCACCAGCACGGATTTCTCGATCCTGTCCATGATCGAGCACAACCTGGGCATCAGCATACTGCCTGAGCTTGTTCTTCGCGGCCAGAGCGGTAATTTTGAGACGCGGCCTCTAAAGCCCCTCTCTTACCGGCGGCTGGGCATGGCTGTATCCTCCTTCCGGGATATGTCGCCTGCCATGAAAGTCTTCATCAAATATGCGCGGGACTATCTTCTGTCCTGACGTACATCGCCTATAATCCTTTTTCTCTACTCAAATAGTAATTGCAATTCCTACATTTCTACACTAAAATTGTAGAAAAAGGTTTTACCAGAAACCGTACATAAGAAAGGGAAAATACTATGGCAAAAAAAGGCTTAATCGGCGAATTTAAAGATTTTATCAGCCGCGGGAACGCAATGGACATGGCTGTCGGCGTTATCATCGGCGGCGCTTTCTCCGGCATCGTAACTTCATTGACTGAGGATATCATCTCGCCCATCCTGGGCTTATTCGGGGGCATGAATTTCGATCAGCTCTCTGTAAATATCCTGGGCGAGGTCACTTTAAATTATGGCAAGTTCATCACCGCTATCGTCAATTTCCTCATCATGGCATTGATCATCTTCTTTATCATGAAGGCAGTCAATACCTTAGAGGCTCAGGCAGTAAGATTAGCCCGTCTGGGCAAGGAGCAAGAGGCTCCAGCGCCCACCACGAAGATTTGCCCTTTCTGCAAATCAGAGATCCCCATCGACGCTACCAGATGCGCCCACTGTACCTCTGAGTTGGAGCAGGCGTAAGAGATCTTTCACACGCCGCCCAAATCCGACGGGGCATTGCCCATAAAAAAAGACAGTCACAGACTTATCTGTAACTGTCTTTTTTGGTTGCCTTAGTTCTCGTGTCCTTCTTTATGAAAAAGGCTTGTTGCGCCATACAGCGCTCCTATAGCAACGATTGCCCATCCAATCAAATTCAACATCTGTCAGCACCTCCTCGCAGAAAAACTATTACTCTCTTCGTACTTTTAGTATAAATCTTTTTTCCGCTCTTGTGAAATGAGGCTTATTTATGCTGACATTACACTTCTTCATGTTTATCTCGACTGTCCCATGCTGAACACGGCAACGACGCCCGGACCCGTATGGCTTCCAATAACCGTGCCGATATTGTTGATCAGGATATTGGTGACGCCCATCTTCTCTTCCACCAATTCCGCCACATACTGGGCATCTTCTATACAGTCTCCATGGGTGATCATAACGATGTCGTTTTCCCATCCCTCTGCCTGTTTTGCAGCCATATCCACAATCTTGTTCAGAGACTTCTTTCGCCCTCTCTCCTTGCCGATCACCTGAAGGTATCCCTGGTTATCCACATGAATGACTGGCTTGATCTGTACCATGGTTCCCAGAATAGCCGTCGTCTTGGATACGCGGCCTCCCCTTTGCAGATGGTTCAGATCATCTACCGTTACAAAATGGCAGACATGCAGTTTATTTTCCTCCACCCACTTTGCAACCTCTTCGATCGTCTTTCCTTCTTCTTTCAGCTTCAGTGCATAATAAAGCAGAATTCTCTCTCCCAGACAAGCGCAAAGCGAGTCAATCACGATGATCTTCCTGTCCGGATACTTATTCTTAAGTTCCTCTCCGGCGATACGCACGCTGTTATATGTTCCGCTTAACCCGGATGAGAAGCCCAGATGCAGCACATCCTTGCCTTCCTGTAGCATGGGCTCTAATGCGGCTTTGGCCTCGTCAGGATTCACCTGGGAAGTAACTGCCATCTTCCCCTCCCTGAGTTTCTGGAAGAATTCCTTGGACGACAGGCCGTTCATATCTTCATAGGTCTCTCCGTCAATCGTATATTTTAATGGAATGACCGGGACATTCCTCTCAGTCAGCCATTCCTTCGGCAAATCTACCGTGCTATTTACACTAATTATATAGTCGCTCATTCGTTCCACCTTCCTTTCCTTGGTCTGCACTAATCATATCATTGTTCCCCATATTTCGCAAAACTTTTTTCACCGTAATGACAAAGAGCACGCTTGTTGTAAGCACTGAGATGATGTCTGCCACCGGCTCGGCTCTGTAGATGCCTATAACGCCCATGAACTTAGGCAGGATGATTGCAAGTGGAATCAGCAGGATCACCTTCCGAAGCAGCGCAATGAACAGGGACACTTTTGCCTGCCCCAAGGCCAGGAATGTTGACTGGCACGCAGACTGAATGCCAAAGATCGTGATACCGAAGAAATAAATCGGCATAACCTGGCAGGTCAGTTTCACCAGCTGGTCATTATTGGTAAAGATTTCTGCATAAACGCCCGGTGCAAAGACGGCAACCCCCGCAAGGACGATCGTTGCCAGAAAGCAGACCACGATCAGCCGAGTCATTGCTCCTTTGACCCTGCTTTTGTTTCCTGCGCCGTAATTATAACTGATGATCGGCTGTACGCCCTGCGTAATTCCCTGTATCGGAATTACGATCAGCTGCATGATGCTCGTCATAATGGACATGGTACCTACATACAAGTCCCCTCCGTACTTCTGAAGTCCGGAATTTAACGTAATGTTAACCAAGCTCTCCGTGCTTTGCATGATAAATGGGGAGATTCCAAGCCCTCCGATATGCTTGACTACATCCCCCTTCAGGCGCATATTCTTTGCCTTCAGACGAATCACGCTTTTCTTGGAGGTCAAAAACTTGATTACCCATGCCGCGCTGACAGCCTGGGAAATGATCGTCGCCAGAGCAGCGCCCTTTACCCCCATTCCGAATACAAAGATAAATACCGGATCCAGGCAGATATTGATAATTGCTCCGATCAAGACGGAGAGCATGGCAATCCTGGCTTCTCCCTGACCGCTGATAAATGTATTAAGTCCCACAGCGAACTGGACGAATATTGTTCCCAGCAGATAGATTCCAATGTAGCTTTCCGCATACTGGATCGTCGTCTCGCTGGCCCCGAAGGCATACAGGACCGGCGTCTTAAATATCGAAAAGGCTATGGTCAGCACCACCGAGAATATCACCAGCAGCCCTGCCGAATTGCCCAATATCAGTTCCGCCCGGTCGTAATCGTGCTTTCCAAGCTGGATTGACGCAAGCGGCGCGCCGCCCATTCCCGCAAATGCGCTGAAAGCCGCGATCAGCATGATGATCGGAAACGTAACCCCGACCCCCGTCAGGGCCATATCTCCATATCCTTGGATATGTCCGATATAGATCCTGTCTACGATATTATATAATACATTGATTAACTGGGCCGCGACCGCAGGAACCGCGAGCGATACCATCAGCTTCCCCAAATGCTCGCTGCCAAGTCTCTCATCCTTCGTCGTTTCTTGCATTATGTACACCTCTCTTTAAAAAATACGCACTATTTATTATTTTAACACGGTCTGGGGATAATGTAAAATGGGATTTTTTTTATTTTGGTGATCGCGGGCGGGGATGGGGGTGGGATTTCTACGACGCTTTGGCGCCTGCATCTCTTGCACGGTTACGTAGGGCCGCTTAAGAGTCGCCGATAGCGGCTCCTCTCCAACGGTCCAACGTCTCCGGCAAGGATATTCCGGACGCCGCCGCTTCCCTCCAAAATCCCACCCCCATCCCCGCCCGCTACGCGCAAATTCGCTGGTAAAATCTACGTGTGTGCTGGCGTTTTTTGTACGCCTTACGCAGGAGATATATAACAATAAAAGCCGGTTTGAAAGAACTTTTATTCCTTTTCAAACCAGCTCTATACCTGCAACTGTTTATAAATTATATCCTCTTGCAAAAACGACCCTGCATACGGTGTACGCTTCCGCCTGTACTTCTCCCGGATTGCCGGCGAAGTGCCGCCAGCCGGAGAGTGGGGGAGGCGTTTCCGAAGGGAAGCGTCGGCGTCCGGAATATCCTTGCCGGAGACGTTAGGCTGGTGGAGAGGAGCCGCTATCGGCGACTCCTAAGCAGCCTTACGACTCCGTGCAAGAGATGCAGGCGCCAGAGCGTCGCAGGAAACGCCTCCCCCACTCTCCGGCGTCCAGCACTTCCACCAAAATCCCCCTTAATTCAGCTTCACATTGAGATAATTCCTGCCTGACAGTGTCTTATTAAAGCAGATGCTTATAATTACTATAATGCAGCCTGCCGCAAATCCAATCCAATTAAAGAGCGCCGTAAGAATCAGAAGCTGAAGCCTCATAAATTTCAGCGCATAGCCCAGTTCGAAATTAGGCTGGGTATAGTTGGCCACGGCTACGAACGCCATATACAGCATGACTTCCGAATTAAACCAGCCGGACTGTACTGAGAATTCTCCCATAACCAGACCGGCGATTACGCTCAGCGGCGTACTCAGCATGCTGGGGGTATTAAGCGCTGCCAGCCGCAGCCCATCTATGGCGATTTCCAAGATCAGCAATTGGAAGATCAGCGGTATATTAACCATATCTTTTACCGCCACGAATTCAAATGCTTTCGGAAGCCAGTTGAGGTTCTGCATAAAAAGCAGGAACACTGGCGTCAGAAATACGGTCATAATGGTAATCAGCGTCCTGGAAAACTTCAGATACAGTCCGGTCAGCGTTGGAAAGTAGTAATCATTGGCTTCCTCGATCATATCAAAGATAGAGGTCGGCAGAATCATGGCAGATGGAGAATTATCCACCATAATCACTACTTTTCCCTCAAGCAGGCATGCGGCAGCCGTATCCGGCCGCTCTGTAAACTTGAATTTCGGGAATGGGTTATACCATTTTCTCTTGAACAGGCATTCCGCCAGGCTTTGCTGGTTCATCCTCAGATCATCCGTCCGGATGCTTTTGATACGCTGCTGCACCGTATTTAGCAGTTCCTGGTCTACCCGGTCGCCCATATAGCAGATAGCCACGTCGGTTCGGGAAGTATCGCCAACTTCTGTCATTTCCATAATCAGGTGAGGATCCCGGATCCTTCTTCTCATCAGCGCCGTATTAAATACGATCGTTTCCACAAAACCGTCTCTGGATCCTCTCAGAGACTTATCCTTATCCGGCTCTTCTACGCTTCTTGCCGGATAAGTCCTGCAGTCAATCGCTATGCAGGCTTCATAGCCTTCTATAAACAGACAGGTAACGCCGGATAAGACATTTCTCAGCACATCATCAAAATCCCCTAGGATATCCACTTCCACATAGGGGATGCACTCCCTGGAAAACTGCGTGGCATCCGCCGGCATATTCTCCTGCGTTACCTTGAACAGCGAATCCATTATTTTGAGCATAACCTCATCCTTGGTAAATCCGTCTATAAAATAAAAAGAAGCCATCCGGCCGCCAATCAGCATATCTCTTTGAATAATGTCAAAACTATCCTGCACCGGAAGAACCTGATTCATGTAGGCTGCATTCTCTTCCCTGGACGCAGTCACTTTCCTGTTATCTGGCATATTCCTACCTCCGCTCATTTACTTGCTTTGAGGAATAGACTGCCCAGATTTTCCGTTAAATATGCAGTCAGGGACGCTGCACTTTAAAAAATGCCGCGTCCCTGTATGGGAAATCTATTGATTTGTAGTACTGCCAAATCCTCCGTTACGAACCGCTGTCACTTCATCGTCCAATGTGATGCCGTATTCTACGAAGATTCCCTGCATGAATCCAGTTCCTGCCTGTAATTCCACTACTTTACCCTCATTGGTATCGTTAGTGATCTTCGCAAAAATATGCCCCTCATTATCCGAATAGAAGTAATCGCTGTCAATGATGCCCACCGTATTATTTAACTGCAGGCGGTATTTAAATCCAAGGCCGCTTCTCGGATAACATTTAAGCACCCAGTTTTCTTCCATCTCCACACGGATTCCAGTCGGAATCTTTACCGTCTTTCCCGGGTGCAGCACGATGGATACCGGTGTATAAAAATCATAACCCGCGGAACCTGCCGTGGCTCTTTGAGGTAATCGGACGCCGTCATAAGCCTCCTTGATCTTCTCTTCTTCGATCGGCCCGAAGGAGTCCATAAATCCTTCCAGGAACTGTTCGAAACTTACCTTGTGGAACTTTGCAATTCTTCTAGCCATAGATGTTTCTCTCCTGTCTCTTCTGTATTTTTCGTTTACGTCAGAAAATCATTTAATTATATTATCATCCGCTTCGCAAAGCGTCAATGCAATTAGGTCAAATTCATCTAATTTCCACATTCTATGCTGATCTCATTGAACAGTTTCAGAATCTCATCTACCGTCATCTGCTGTTTCTCTTCTTCTTTTTTATCCAGGATCACCTGGCCCTGATGCATCATGACCAGGCGGTTTCCATATTCCACCGCATATCTGAGGTTGTGCGTTACCATAATTGTCGTCAGTTTCTTTTCCCGGACAATCTGATCCGTCAATTCCATGATCAATTCTGCCGTCTTAGGATCTAGGGCAGCCGTATGCTCATCCAGGATCAAAAACTCGATAGGCGTCATGGTAGACATCAGTAGCGCCATCGCCTGGCGCTGTCCGCCTGAAAGTGAGCCTACCTTTACATCCAGCTTATCTTCCAATCCCAGATTCAGCTGGCTAAGCTGCTCCCTGTAGTAGGCAATGCGGGCCTTATTGGTCCCTCTTCCCAGTCCGTAGAGTTTCCCCTTGTTATCTGCCAGGGACATATTTTCCAGTATCGTCATGGATGGACAGGTTCCCATCGCCGGATTCTGATATACACGGCCAATCCTCGCATTTCTCTTATACTCTTTTTCCCTGGTAATATCCTTGCCGTTGATCAGTATTTTCCCCGCCTCAAGCGGAATGCTGCCGCAGATGATATTCAGCATGGAGGTCTTGCCGGATCCATTGCTTCCCACCACGGACAGGAAGTCTCCCTGCTCAATCTTCATGCTGAAATTATCGAACAGGCACATTTCGTTAATGGTACCGGGATTATAGTATTTGTGGATTCCGCTAAGTTCAAGCATTCTTATTCACCTTCTTCTTTCTTTCCATGCTGATGACCAGGATTACCAGGAACAGGACCGCCGTAATCAGCTTCATTGCCTGCGGCTCAAAGTTACGTAGGGCAACCGCAACGCAGGCCTTATAGATGATCGAGCCAATTAGTACGGCAGACGTGGCCTTAAGGAACGTTATCTTCTTAAAGATGCTGGTTCCGATGATAACGCTTGCCAGGCCAATTACGATTGCCCCCGTACCCATGGATATCTCAAATACCCGTTCTTCCTGGGCAAATACGCAGCCTGCTAAAGACACCAGCCCGTTTGCAATGGCAAGGCCCAGAATCTTCACATTGCCTTGATCCTTTGCAAGGGAGGTGACCAGCGTATCATTATCGCCTACCGCCCTGAGAAGAAAGCCGGATTTTGTCTTCAAATACAGATCCAGCAGCACTTTGCATAGGATTGCCAGCACCAGGACGATCAGAAGCGTCGTATATCCTGAGACGCTGTCTGGTATCAAGCGCTTCATAAAATCGTTCTTAAATATTGTTTCCTGGGAGAACAGCGGAACATTTGCCGTCCCTGCAATATACAGGTTGATGGTCCACAATGCCGTCATCATAATGATTCCTGACAGCAAGTCGCGCACCTTGCATTTCACATGGATCAGGCCAGTACAGATGCCCGCCAGCACCCCCGCCCCAAAGGAGAGCGGCAGGGTCAGATAAGGATTCATCCCTCTCGTAATCAAGGCCGCCGTGATCGCTGCTCCCAATGGAAAACTTCCGTCCACCGTCAGATCCGGGAAATCCA
This genomic interval carries:
- the infC gene encoding translation initiation factor IF-3; translation: MINGQIRDKEVRVIGENGEQLGIMSSREAMKLAQEAELDLVKIAPKAQPPVCKIIDYGKYRYELARKEKEAKKKQKTVEVKEVRLSPNIETNDLNTKVNNAKKFISKGNKVKVTLRFRGREMAHMQQSKHILDDFAKLLEDVAVVEKPAKLEGRSMSMVLTEKR
- a CDS encoding ABC transporter ATP-binding protein, whose product is MLELSGIHKYYNPGTINEMCLFDNFSMKIEQGDFLSVVGSNGSGKTSMLNIICGSIPLEAGKILINGKDITREKEYKRNARIGRVYQNPAMGTCPSMTILENMSLADNKGKLYGLGRGTNKARIAYYREQLSQLNLGLEDKLDVKVGSLSGGQRQAMALLMSTMTPIEFLILDEHTAALDPKTAELIMELTDQIVREKKLTTIMVTHNLRYAVEYGNRLVMMHQGQVILDKKEEEKQQMTVDEILKLFNEISIECGN
- a CDS encoding LysR family transcriptional regulator, with translation MDLRKWSVLLAVVDYGSFTKAGEELNYTQSGITHMMKSLEQEVGFPLFNKGHHGVSITKEGKALLPAIRNLLSANESLNQEISFLKGAKKGTLTIGTYISCSIHWIPEIIQEFQKEYPGICFEISEGHEGDLIDWVENHKVDIGFISYHEHQPYEFIPVCDDPMMAVVPKGHPFAQYNEVPIEWFENAPFVCSEYTYGNDVHRILKTAGIKPDIKYTTSTDFSILSMIEHNLGISILPELVLRGQSGNFETRPLKPLSYRRLGMAVSSFRDMSPAMKVFIKYARDYLLS
- the rplT gene encoding 50S ribosomal protein L20 encodes the protein MARIKGGLNAKKRHNRTLKLAKGYRGARSKQYRVAKQSVMRALTSAYAGRKQRKRQMRQLWIARINAAARMNGLSYSKFMHGLKLANIDVNRKMLAELAVNDAEGFATLAELAKAKVA
- a CDS encoding DegV family protein; amino-acid sequence: MSDYIISVNSTVDLPKEWLTERNVPVIPLKYTIDGETYEDMNGLSSKEFFQKLREGKMAVTSQVNPDEAKAALEPMLQEGKDVLHLGFSSGLSGTYNSVRIAGEELKNKYPDRKIIVIDSLCACLGERILLYYALKLKEEGKTIEEVAKWVEENKLHVCHFVTVDDLNHLQRGGRVSKTTAILGTMVQIKPVIHVDNQGYLQVIGKERGRKKSLNKIVDMAAKQAEGWENDIVMITHGDCIEDAQYVAELVEEKMGVTNILINNIGTVIGSHTGPGVVAVFSMGQSR
- a CDS encoding MATE family efflux transporter, with product MQETTKDERLGSEHLGKLMVSLAVPAVAAQLINVLYNIVDRIYIGHIQGYGDMALTGVGVTFPIIMLIAAFSAFAGMGGAPLASIQLGKHDYDRAELILGNSAGLLVIFSVVLTIAFSIFKTPVLYAFGASETTIQYAESYIGIYLLGTIFVQFAVGLNTFISGQGEARIAMLSVLIGAIINICLDPVFIFVFGMGVKGAALATIISQAVSAAWVIKFLTSKKSVIRLKAKNMRLKGDVVKHIGGLGISPFIMQSTESLVNITLNSGLQKYGGDLYVGTMSIMTSIMQLIVIPIQGITQGVQPIISYNYGAGNKSRVKGAMTRLIVVCFLATIVLAGVAVFAPGVYAEIFTNNDQLVKLTCQVMPIYFFGITIFGIQSACQSTFLALGQAKVSLFIALLRKVILLIPLAIILPKFMGVIGIYRAEPVADIISVLTTSVLFVITVKKVLRNMGNNDMISADQGKEGGTNERLYN
- a CDS encoding B3/4 domain-containing protein, with amino-acid sequence MRKNLKIDQEMKELWPAVRVGCLQYKVKVEKKNEEMWKYLKKDIFKKAKDDIFDYGINEIPNIKESRAAYKAFGKDPSRYRVSSEALIRRIGQGKGLYEVNTVVDVNNLISIESGFSVGSYDTANIEDELVFRVGREGETYKGIGKEEINIEYLPVLADEKGAIGSSTSDSERAMITDSAKEVLTLIYSFSRNEDLEKALEYGKKYMEQYAKATDIEAWIVE
- a CDS encoding sodium-dependent transporter, with translation MQKRSNFSSKLGFVLAASGSAVGLGNIWRFPYLAAKYGGGTFLLIYLILAVTFGFALMTAEIALGRKTGLSAIGAFKSLDKRFGFLGVLASIVPIIIFPYYSVIGGWVIKYFAVFISGGSAASAGDTYFSDFIGGTFEPLGWFFLFMALTAVIVLFGVEKGIEKVSKVMMPILVVLTVIISVYGLTLDGAMEGLVYYIQPHMSDVSAKTILAAMGQLFYSMSLAMGIMVTYGSYMKKDNNLESSVRQIEMFDTGIAFLAGLMIIPAVFAFSGGDRSALSAGPGLMFITLPKVFASMKFGGAIGTIFFLLVFFAALTSAISLMETIVSIFRDKFHWGRRNACLFVAVLALILGAPSSLGFGPLSFISWMGMSVLDIMDFASNSVLMPIVALGTCIFVGFIIRPKTISDEVKETDGKFKAEKLFSVMIKWVAPIFLVLILASSVASGLGWFSI
- the mscL gene encoding large conductance mechanosensitive channel protein MscL, with translation MAKKGLIGEFKDFISRGNAMDMAVGVIIGGAFSGIVTSLTEDIISPILGLFGGMNFDQLSVNILGEVTLNYGKFITAIVNFLIMALIIFFIMKAVNTLEAQAVRLARLGKEQEAPAPTTKICPFCKSEIPIDATRCAHCTSELEQA
- the rpmI gene encoding 50S ribosomal protein L35, with the protein product MPKIKTNRAAAKRFKKTGTGKLKRNKAYKSHILTKKSTKRKRNLRKPIITDATNVKNMKKVLPYL
- a CDS encoding deoxyuridine 5'-triphosphate nucleotidohydrolase is translated as MARRIAKFHKVSFEQFLEGFMDSFGPIEEEKIKEAYDGVRLPQRATAGSAGYDFYTPVSIVLHPGKTVKIPTGIRVEMEENWVLKCYPRSGLGFKYRLQLNNTVGIIDSDYFYSDNEGHIFAKITNDTNEGKVVELQAGTGFMQGIFVEYGITLDDEVTAVRNGGFGSTTNQ
- a CDS encoding spore germination protein produces the protein MPDNRKVTASREENAAYMNQVLPVQDSFDIIQRDMLIGGRMASFYFIDGFTKDEVMLKIMDSLFKVTQENMPADATQFSRECIPYVEVDILGDFDDVLRNVLSGVTCLFIEGYEACIAIDCRTYPARSVEEPDKDKSLRGSRDGFVETIVFNTALMRRRIRDPHLIMEMTEVGDTSRTDVAICYMGDRVDQELLNTVQQRIKSIRTDDLRMNQQSLAECLFKRKWYNPFPKFKFTERPDTAAACLLEGKVVIMVDNSPSAMILPTSIFDMIEEANDYYFPTLTGLYLKFSRTLITIMTVFLTPVFLLFMQNLNWLPKAFEFVAVKDMVNIPLIFQLLILEIAIDGLRLAALNTPSMLSTPLSVIAGLVMGEFSVQSGWFNSEVMLYMAFVAVANYTQPNFELGYALKFMRLQLLILTALFNWIGFAAGCIIVIISICFNKTLSGRNYLNVKLN